In Myripristis murdjan chromosome 9, fMyrMur1.1, whole genome shotgun sequence, the following proteins share a genomic window:
- the mlec gene encoding malectin, which translates to MQRVTAQLVAWLLAALLSLLAEQCWADGGGPSLSERVIWAVNAGGEAHIDMHGIHFKKDPLEGKVGKASDYGVRLPILRSSPEDQILYQTERYNEDTFGYEIPIREEGDYILVMKYAEVYFAQSQQKVFDVRLNGHVVVKDLDIFERVGHSTAHDEIVPFSIRRGKLSVHGEVSTFNGKLNVEFVKGYYDNPKICALYVMKGTSEDVPKLQPHPGLEKREEEEEEEEDSEGGEEGGKKSASAAPKYRVQSGPRTPNPYAADNSSLMFPILVAFGVFIPTLFCLCRL; encoded by the exons ATGCAGCGGGTCACGGCACAGCTCGTCGCCTGGCTGCTCGCAGCGCTGCTGTCGCTGCTGGCGGAGCAGTGCTGGGCGGACGGCGGCGGCCCGAGCCTCTCTGAACGGGTCATCTGGGCTGTAAACGCCGGAGGGGAGGCGCACATAGACATGCACGGTATTCATTTCAAAAAGGACCCCTTGGAAGGAAAAGTTGGGAAAG cATCTGATTACGGCGTGCGCCTGCCCATACTGCGCTCAAGTCCAGAAGACCAGATTCTCTACCAGACAGAGCGCTATAATGAGGACACATTTGGATATGAAATCCCCATTCGTGAGGAGGGAGACTATATATTAGTCATGAAGTATGCAGAGGTCTACTTTGCCCAGTCTCAGCAAAAG GTGTTTGATGTCCGTCTGAATGGCCATGTGGTGGTGAAAGACCTGGACATCTTTGAGCGCGTGGGTCACAGCACAGCTCACGATGAGATCGTGCCCTTTTCCATCCGACGGGGCAAGCTTAGCGTGCATGGAGAGGTGTCCACCTTCAACGGCAAGCTTAACGTGGAGTTTGTCAAA GGTTATTATGACAACCCCAAGATCTGCGCTCTCTATGTAATGAAGGGGACGTCAGAGG ATGTACCAAAACTGCAGCCTCACCCTGGGTTGGAGAAGcgtgaagaagaggaagaggaagaggaggatagCGAGGGAGGCGAAGAAGGTGGGAAGAAGAGTGCCTCAGCAGCTCCCAAGTACCGGGTCCAGTCGGGCCCTCGAACACCAAACCCCTACGCAGCCGACAACAGCAGCCTTATGTTCCCCATCCTGGTTGCATTCGGGGTGTTCATCCCCACACTGTTCTGCCTTTGTCGGCTGTGA
- the LOC115364678 gene encoding phospholipase A2-like, with protein MISCTGNRPVLDYNGYGCWCGWGGAGTAVDELDRCCQAHDQCYNTALRHGSCRRFWDNPYTKTYRFQCDWRSKIVSCNRSNNPCEMFICECDRRAAMCFARSRYNEKYRNYPNAYCK; from the exons ATGATCTCGTGCACGGGGAACAGACCTGTGCTTGACTATAATGGCTATGGCTGCTGGTGTGGGTGGGGAGGAGCTGGTACTGCTGTTGATGAGCTTGACAG ATGCTGCCAAGCCCATGATCAGTGCTACAATACTGCGCTGCGGCATGGCTCGTGCAGACGGTTCTGGGACAATCCCTACACTAAAACATACAGGTTCCAGTGTGACTGGCGCAGCAAGATTGTCAGCTGTAATA GAAGCAACAATCCATGCGAGATGTTCATCTGTGAGTGTGACAGGAGAGCGGCGATGTGCTTTGCCAGGTCACGCTACAATGAAAAATATAGAAACTATCCCAATGCCTACTGCAAGTAA
- the LOC115365726 gene encoding uncharacterized protein LOC115365726 gives MDALRRWRRGITEAHRERCAELAAPWVETTQPVQDNATMLRIRVRPLSPGGSQGFIFPGKALFSFVRRVYHCCQEGLQCGGVKGIQGRLSGDVEFLLTRDVLSAGVKKAELHLQLFNPGHLDIQPVLPSMAKRSLPTRYSSWSQGDTVELRVDLLFLFRGLQEAAGGAGGGPSLVHMRRVGFFSRRGPPLPPRERSAPRSLQDTQGDVRGEGLSALPGLELGLALGCSRAGSAESCEPSGVHLLHSPFVALSYR, from the exons ATGGACGCCCTGAGGCGGTGGAGGCGAGGGATTACGGAGGCGCACCGGGAGCGGTGCGCGGAATTGGCGGCTCCATGGGTGGAAACCACACAACCTGTTCAGGATAATGCAACGATGCTCCGGATCCGAGTGCGACCCCTTTCTCCCGGAGGCTCCCAGGGATTTATTTTCCCTGGAAAGGCCCTTTTCAGCTTTGTCCGACGGGTTTATCACTGCTGTCAAGAAGGACTCCAGTGCGGAGGCGTCAAAGGAATTCAAGGTCGCTTGAGTGGAG ACGTGGAGTTTCTCCTGACCCGGGATGTTTTGTCTGCGGGGGTCAAGAAAGCTGAGCTGCACCTCCAACTTTTTAACCCAGGGCACCTGGACATCCAACCTGTGCTTCCATCCATGGCAAAGCGCAGCCTTCCAACACG GTACAGCTCGTGGTCCCAGGGCGACACGGTGGAGCTCAGGGTGgatctgctcttcctctttcgGGGCCTGCAGGAGGCGGCAGGTGGGGCCGGAGGGGGTCCCAGCCTGGTGCACATGCGGCGGGTGGGCTTTTTTTCCAGGAGGGGTCCTCCTCTGCCACCTCGAGAAAGGTCAGCCCCTCGGTCCCTGCAGGACACCCAGGGCGATGTGAGGGGGGAAGGGCTCAGTGCACTGCCTGGTCTGGAGCTGGGCCTTGCCCTGGGCTGCAGCCGGGCCGGATCCGCGGAGTCCTGTGAGCCCAGTGGTGTTCACCTCCTGCACAGCCCCTTCGTAGCTCTGTCCTACAGATGA
- the LOC115365495 gene encoding perlucin-like protein yields MDGPDYHQFGSPDGGMTEPRIIPQRGMKGKLFYVLYGGPVLLLLILVLVTGIKLTQVNHEIADVKLYLKAINPKGLSGHTASLTSAGTVVQQVYLEAIVPVRGPCAEGWVFFQNRCYLLSKAITTWHGAEDQCKKLGGHLLVLNNVEELDYISKVIEIAYNYWIGLVERAHEGHWSWVDGTDFKTTPTFWDEDQPDDWDYRLNGEDCGQLHSSVKRKRKLWNDADCNLQYRYICEAAKPGQQTR; encoded by the exons ATGGACGGCCCTGATTATCACCAGTTTGGATCCCCTGACGGCGGCATGACGGAGCCGAGAATCATCCCACAGAGAG GCATGAAGGGGAAACTGTTTTATGTCCTGTACGGCGGCCCGGTGCTCCTGCTGTTAATACTCGTGCTCGTCACTGGGATAAAAC TCACCCAGGTAAACCATGAAATAGCTGATGTCAAGCTCTACCTTAAGGCAATCAACCCCAAAGGACTGAGTGGTCACACTGCATCACTAACGTCAG CTGGAACAGTTGTGCAGCAGGTCTATTTAGAAGCCATTGTCCCAGTTAGAG GACCCTGTGCAGAAGGATGGGTGTTTTTTCAGAACAGATGCTACCTGCTGTCCAAAGCAATCACTACCTGGCACGGTGCAGAGGACCAATGCAAAAAACTTGGGGGACACTTGCTTGTTCTGAATAATGTAGAGGAACTG GACTACATCTCAAAAGTAATCGAAATAGCTTACAACTACTGGATTGGACTGGTGGAGCGGGCACATGAGGGACACTGGAGCTGGGTGGATGGAACTGACTTCAAAACAACTCCAAC CTTTTGGGACGAGGATCAGCCTGATGACTGGGACTACAGGCTGAATGGTGAAGACTGCGGACAGCTTCATTCTTCCGTAAAACGCAAACGCAAGCTTTGGAATGATGCCGATTGTAACCTGCAATACCGGTATATCTGTGAAGCCGCAAAGCCAGGACAGCAGACACGCTGA
- the LOC115364679 gene encoding phospholipase A2-like, whose protein sequence is MNLPRYLLVLSVCVPGLLASPVTPKLGAVWQFRSLIICMMPDSWPLRDYADYGCYCGLGGSGTPVDDLDGCCQIHDKCYGDAMKYDECLSVFHNPYTKTYSYDCDRANMNATCLSDNSLCEMFICNCDRSAAMCFAKAGYNPEYKHYPSELCK, encoded by the exons ATGAATCTGCCTCGATACCTGCTTGTCCTGTCCGTCTGCGTCCCAGGCT TGCTGGCCTCACCAGTAACACCAAAACTTGGTGCTGTGTGGCAGTTCAGGTCGCTGATAATCTGCATGATGCCTGACAGCTGGCCGCTGCGGGACTATGCTGACTATGGATGCTATTGTGGCCTTGGAGGCTCTGGTACCCCTGTTGATGATCTTGACGG ATGCTGTCAGATCCATGACAAGTGCTACGGTGATGCAATGAAGTATGATGAATGCTTGTCAGTATTTCATAATCCTTACACTAAAACATACAGCTACGACTGTGACCGCGCAAACATGAATGCCACCTGTCTGA GTGACAACAGTCTCTGTGAGATGTTCATCTGTAACTGTGACAGGAGTGCAGCCATGTGCTTTGCCAAGGCAGGCTACAATCCCGAATATAAGCACTATCCCAGCGAACTCTGCAAGTAA
- the LOC115365496 gene encoding phospholipase A2-like — MYMKFLILLSGLLVLASPNYRALWQFRTMIICTMPDSWPALDYADYGCWCGMGGSGPAVDELDRCCQVHDQCYSDAMQHDECWPILNNPYTEMYSYQCDKPSKTVTCLSDNNPCEMFICECDRKAAMCFATAGYDEANAKLPSDYCE; from the exons atGTACATGAAGTTTCTTATATTATTATCTGGTCTCCTAGTGCTGGCCTCGCCAAATTACCGAGCTCTATGGCAATTCAGGACGATGATCATCTGCACTATGCCTGACAGCTGGCCGGCACTGGACTACGCTGACTATGGCTGCTGGTGTGGGATGGGAGGATCTGGTCCCGCTGTTGACGAGCTTGACAG ATGCTGTCAGGTCCATGACCAGTGCTACAGTGATGCAATGCAGCATGACGAATGCTGGCCAATCCTGAACAATCCCTACACTGAAATGTACAGCTACCAGTGTGACAAACCCAGCAAGACTGTCACCTGTCTCA GTGACAACAATCCATGTGAGATGTTCATCTGTGAGTGTGACAGGAAAGCAGCCATGTGCTTTGCCACGGCAGGCTACGATGAAGCAAATGCAAAACTTCCCAGTGACTACTGCGAGTAA
- the LOC115365604 gene encoding SH3 domain-containing protein C23A1.17-like, whose amino-acid sequence MDQPIQDPAEQFCLGELADCNRSLAAKIAQISQQVAEITSSVRTMVASRAPAAPASALLGGIGNLQASRNPDTSLSFLAVPATSPTSPSSLTSPATSPSSLASPATILSRLASPATSLSCPVSPVTSLSSLASPATNSSSLASPVPCVRLADPVPVPVPVPCVRLADPVPVPVPVPRVRLADPVPVPVPVPRVRLADPVPVPVPVPRVQLAAPVPIPRAGPAAPVPVPVPVPVPRARLAVPVPAPVPRVRLVAPAPVPVKVPRVDVAAARRSRVHAAAARRSRVHAAAARRSRVHAAAARRSRVHAAAAAAAAAAAARRSRAHAAAARRSRVHAAGLHGWPAVWCRPHCRHPGRFRLGRQRSGRPPEHRPVLGSWRPGRPPEHRPVLGSSRPGRPPEHRPVLGSSRPGRPPEHRPVLGSSRPGHPPEHRPARGHLPSGLPPESSSEPCFGLLLPPSYDGHPSPCP is encoded by the exons ATGGACCAACCCATACAGGACCCAGCGGAGCAATTTTGTTTGGGAGAACTGGCCGACTGCAACCGGTCGCTGGCGGCTAAAATCGCCCAGATCTCACAGCAGGTCGCGGAGATCACCTCATCTGTTAGGACGATGGTTGCATCCCGGGCTCCGGCTGCTCCTGCAAGTGCACTTCTCGGGGGTATCGGCAATTTGCAGGCTAGCCGCAACCCCGACACCAGCCTCAGCTTCCTGGCAGtcccagctaccagccccaccagtcccagcagcctgacgagtccagccaccagtcccagcagcctgGCGAGTCCAGCCACCATTCTCAGCCGTCTGGcgagtccagccaccagtctCAGCTGCCCAGTAAGTCCAGTCACTAGCCTCAGCAgtctagctagcccagctaccaaCTCCAGCAGTCTAGCAAGCCCAGTTCCCTGTGTTCGGCTGGCTGACCCGGTGCCAGTCCCTGTCCCGGTTCCCtgtgttcgactggctgacccggtgcCAGTCCCTGTCCCGGTTCCCCGTGTTCGACTGGCTGatccggtcccagtccctgtcccagttccccgagttcgactggctgacccggtcccagtccctgtcccag ttcccagagtccaACTGGCTGCTCCTGTCCCAATTCCCCGAGCCGGACCGGCTGCCCCGGTACCAGTCCCTGTTCCCGTACCAGTTCCTCGtgcccgactggctgtcccggtCCCTGccccagttcccagagtccgACTGGTTGCCCCGGCCCCAGTCCCTGTCAAAGTTCCCCGAGTGGatgttgccgctgcccggcggtcccgagtccacgctgccgctgcccggcggtcccgagtccacgctgccgctgcccggcggtcccgagtccacgctgccgctgcccggcggtcccgagtccacgccgccgctgctgctgccgctgctgctgccgctgcccggcggtcccgagcccacgctgccgctgcccggcggtcccgagtccacgctgcagGACTTCATGGTTGGCCTGCAGTCTGGTGCCGCCCGCACTGCCGCCATCCAGGGAGGTTCCGCCTTGGCCGCCAGCGCTCCGGCCGTCCGCCGGAGCACCGCCCCGTGCTTGGTTCCtggcgccctggccgtccgcccgagcaccgCCCCGTGCTTGGTTCTtcgcgccctggccgtccgcccgagcaccgCCCCGTGCTTGGTTCTtcgcgccctggccgtccgcccgagcaccgCCCCGTCCTTGGTTCTTCGCGCCCTGGCCATCCGCCCGAGCATCGCCCCGCCCGTGGTCATCTGCCCTCTGGCCTTCCACCAGAGTCCAGCTCTGAGCCctgttttggcctcctcctccccccgtcttatGACGGCCATCCATCCCCGTGCCCCTGA
- the hps4 gene encoding BLOC-3 complex member HPS4 — MAESVMAESRRCNYFFLYDGSKVKGEGDPTRDGICYFYPEETPIDKQELLCGQLAGVGRCVSELSSSPVRILRLRRSKFAVRMRDDFFWALGCSMDVPTVSVCELLDQLISLFCFYNGSVRQSYQLNSREALAARWAQYLAHLQTGSTELHHVFSCLRTIDPTNIDPLLLLKAALILQACQRCPLVLAGCILFRGRVVSTQMPPDLTVKVMVHESETYKDQRLNGLSSSGSSGSAVSSTTVFLTVSDLQCLQSCPVEREFRSHSTPNKDSCPKKTRLSRTLSDTPSSDYEPSEPDSSQSPFSAQKVSFNPLLSGSDNSACSPSLSQTAADPPDTPLHSLKDPFLNGKISHEVEEEALQESYYHSFHSNGGGSSQIHIEGDSSTLEEMSHVNGQEGDGATADRERPGARGATLFDYRGGEPGNGGSHEDNAGSVNTGDQRAERGGIPPCSSLFDNPAEGPLVPMTLYQHRVKGLVLALLVEPHFQDDTAAMEEVYHSSLASLNGLEAHLRTITPGAGGPQGPYIFAHFDCLQNTLTTNLSGRPGGAQERSFVRATSLLHSHFCNTETLQEAIIRNAGAAVYGTRNVAQETYFLQHGGNVRNSGIPNHQDSAFSLPSKARHRLLKHGVNLL; from the exons ATGGCCGAGAGTGTTATGGCAGAGTCCAGGAG GTGTAATTATTTCTTCCTCTATGATGGATCCAAAGTTAAGGGAGAGGGTGACCCTACAAGAGACGGCATCTGCTACTTCTATCCTGAGGAG ACCCCTATCGATAAGCAGGAGCTGCTGTGTGGCCAGCTTGCAGGAGTAGGCCGCTGTGTCTCCGAGCTCTCCTCCTCGCCTGTGCGAATCCTCAGGCTACGCCGCAGCAAGTTTGCAGTCCGCATGAGAGATGACTTCTTCTGG gcTCTGGGCTGTTCAATGGACGTCCCCACCGTCAGTGTCTGTGAGCTCCTGGACCAGCTGATAAGCCTCTTCTGTTTCTACAACGGCTCTGTCCGCCAGAGCTACCAG CTGAACAGCCGGGAAGCTCTAGCTGCGCGGTGGGCTCAGTACCTCGCACACCTACAAACAGGATCCACAGAACTTCACCACGTCTTCAGCTGCCTGAGGACCATTGACCCAACTAAT ATTGACCCACTTCTCCTGCTCAAAGCCGCCCTCATTCTCCAGGCCTGCCAgcgctgccctctagtgttAGCTGGCTGTATTCTCTTCCGTGGAAG AGTTGTAAGCACACAGATGCCACCAGATCTCACCGTAAAGGTCATGGTTCATGAGAGTGAAACATACAAG GACCAGAGGCTGAACGGGCTGAGCTCCTCCGGCTCCTCGGGCAGTGCCGTGAGCTCCACCACTGTGTTCCTGACCGTCTCTGACCTTCAGTGCCTACAGTCCTGCCCCGTCGAGAGAGAATTCAG GTCTCACTCTACCCCAAACAAAGACAGCTGCCCAAAGAAGACCCGTCTGTCAAGAACGTTATCTGACACACCCTCCAGTGATTACGAGCCATCTGAGCCTGATTCCTCTCAGTCCCCCTTTTCAGCCCAGAAGGTTTCCTTCAACCCTCTTTTGTCAGGATCAGATAACTCTGCGTGTAGCCCGAGTCTGTCGCAGACTGCTGCCGATCCACCCGACACTCCACTCCACTCCCTCAAGGATCCTTTCCTAAATGGAAAAATCTCCCATGAAGTCGAGGAGGAAGCGCTCCAAGAGTCGTATTATCACAGTTTTCATAGCAATGGTGGTGGAAGCAGCCAGATACATATCGAAGGAGACAGCTCTACGCTTGAGGAAATGTCTCATGTTAACGGACAGGAGGGAGACGGCGCcacagctgacagagagaggcctGGAGCTCGTGGGGCGACGCTGTTTGACTACAGAGGAGGTGAACCTGGGAATGGAGGTTCACACGAAGATAACGCTGGCAGCGTGAATACAGGAGACCAGCGGGCTGAgaggggagggatccctccctgCTCCTCGCTTTTTGACAACCCAGCAGAGGGTCCCCTGGTCCCTATGACTCTGTACCAGCACCGGGTGAAAGGCTTGGTGCTCGCCCTGCTTGTGGAGCCGCACTTCCAggatgacacagctgccatggAGGAAGTG TATCACAGCAGCCTAGCATCACTGAATGGACTGGAGGCCCATCTCAGGACCATCACTCCAGGGGCCGGGGGCCCTCAAGGGCCCTACATCTTTGCCCACTTTGACTGTcttcaaaacacactgacaa cCAACCTGTCTGGTCGACCAGGGGGAGCCCAGGAGCGCTCCTTTGTGAGAGCCACATCGCTTCTTCACTCGCATTTTTGTAACACTGAAACTCTGCAGGAGGCTATTATCAG GAATGCCGGGGCTGCTGTGTATGGAACCCGCAACGTGGCACAGGAGACTTACTTCCTGCAGCATGGTGGCAATGTGAGGAACTCGGGGATCCCTAACCACCAGGACAGCGCTTTCTCCCTGCCCAGCAAGGCCCGCCACAGACTGCTGAAACACGGGGTCAACCTGCTCTGA
- the cox6a1 gene encoding cytochrome c oxidase subunit 6A1, mitochondrial, translating to MAAVGRISQALVKSSLTQSRQLSAAAAHGEQAAKTWKILSFVVALPGVGVCMLNTFLKEQSHGHEQAEFTPYSHLRIRTKRFPWGDGVKSLFHNPHVNALPDGYEGHEE from the exons ATGGCGGCTGTCGGACGGATTTCCCAAGCCCTTGTGAAGTCTTCTTTGACTCAAAGCCGGCAGCTGTCCGCTGCGGCGGCCCACGGCGAGCAGGCCG cAAAGACATGGAAGATTCTGAGCTTTGTGGTTGCCCTCCCTGGCGTTGGAGTGTGCATGCTGAACACTTTCCTGAAGGAGCAGAGTCATGGCCATGAACAGGCCGAGTTCACACCTTACTCCCACCTTCGCATTCGCACCAAG CGGTTCCCCTGGGGAGACGGCGTCAAAAGCCTTTTCCACAACCCACATGTGAATGCCCTCCCCGATGGCTACGAGGGACATGAAGAGTAA